A stretch of Brassica napus cultivar Da-Ae chromosome C6, Da-Ae, whole genome shotgun sequence DNA encodes these proteins:
- the LOC106405279 gene encoding RING-H2 finger protein ATL75-like: protein MSSTQAFQEQVHGGFISRKLLLHNPFDHNTQQTFMVTPSPLITHENNLSGNVLMLLSVLICGIICCLGLHYIIRCALRRTSSFMISEPISSLSTPHGSSNKGIKKKALNMFPVVSYSTEMNLPGVGEECVICLSDFVSGEKLRLLPKCNHGFHVHCIDKWLQQHLTCPSCRHCLVETCQKILGDSSQVTATPSESIIVRIATLEPEGRLNTLRENI from the coding sequence ATGTCTTCCACTCAAGCCTTCCAAGAACAAGTCCATGGCGGTTTTATCTCTCGAAAGCTGCTTCTGCACAACCCATTTGACCACAACACTCAACAAACCTTCATGGTCACACCATCTCCCCTCATTACACATGAGAACAACCTCAGTGGGAATGTCTTGATGCTTCTCTCAGTCCTCATCTGTGGAATCATCTGCTGCCTCGGTTTACATTATATCATTCGTTGCGCATTAAGACGTACTTCAAGTTTCATGATCTCTGAGCCTATCTCCAGTCTTTCAACACCACATGGGTCATCAAACAAAGGAATCAAGAAGAAAGCTCTTAATATGTTCCCGGTCGTGAGTTACTCAACTGAGATGAACTTGCCAGGGGTCGGTGAAGAATGCGTCATCTGTTTGTCGGATTTTGTTTCTGGTGAAAAGCTCAGGCTGCTCCCTAAGTGCAACCACGGGTTCCATGTTCATTGCATTGACAAGTGGCTTCAACAACATTTGACTTGTCCAAGCTGCAGACACTGTCTTGTTGAGACATGCCAAAAGATCTTAGGTGACTCCAGTCAAGTGACAGCAACACCATCAGAGAGCATAATTGTCAGGATAGCTACTCTAGAGCCTGAAGGAAGATTAAACACTTTAAGAGAAAACATCTAA
- the LOC106351123 gene encoding E3 ubiquitin-protein ligase ATL76-like, which yields MSANELPSSAQAFYEQVLSCFISRKLLMHNSQRAHAVAPTPPISHENNVSGGVLVLLSVLICGIIFCLGLHYLICLAFRRYSSFMISEPVPSLSTQRDSSHKGIKKKALRMFPVVSYSHELNLSGIGEECVICLSDFVSGEMLRLLPKCNHGFHVCCIDKWLQQHLTCPKCRHSLVDTCQKILGDFSQADHVTAGPTENVIVRIATLEPEGRVNTFRESS from the coding sequence ATGTCTGCAAATGAATTACCTTCTTCGGCCCAAGCCTTCTATGAACAAGTCCTTAGTTGTTTTATCTCTAGAAAGCTGCTTATGCACAACTCTCAACGAGCCCATGCGGTCGCACCAACTCCTCCTATAAGCCATGAGAACAACGTCAGTGGTGGTGTCTTGGTGCTTCTCTCAGTCCTCATCTGTGGAATCATCTTCTGCCTCGGGTTACATTACCTCATTTGTTTGGCATTCAGACGCTATTCAAGCTTCATGATCTCTGAGCCTGTCCCCAGTCTTTCAACACAACGTGATTCATCACACAAAGGAATCAAGAAGAAAGCTCTTAGGATGTTCCCAGTCGTGAGTTACTCACATGAGCTGAACCTCTCTGGGATTGGTGAAGAGTGCGTCATCTGCTTGTCGGATTTTGTTTCCGGTGAAATGCTCAGGCTGCTACCTAAGTGCAACCACGGGTTCCATGTTTGTTGCATTGACAAGTGGCTTCAACAACACTTGACTTGTCCAAAATGCAGACACTCTTTGGTTGACACATGCCAGAAGATCTTAGGTGACTTCAGTCAAGCCGATCACGTGACAGCAGGACCAACAGAGAACGTTATTGTCAGAATAGCTACTCTGGAACCTGAAGGCAGAGTAAACACTTTTAGAGAAAGCAGCTAA
- the LOC106404567 gene encoding RING-H2 finger protein ATL78-like, whose amino-acid sequence MSTSMSVPTMKQTQIFQDILRSSYARRLLLDQSPSPAPSPYADDTNFDANVVMVLSVLLCALVCSLGLNSVIRCALRCSSLAPSEAGDNQPAARLSNTGVKRKALKSFQTVSYSADLNLPGLDTECAICLSEFVSEERVKLLPTCHHGFHVRCIDKWLSSHSSCPTCRHCLIQTCQKIADCSQTSSLNTTQPPQDSIIVQIAPLQPERSIYCFR is encoded by the coding sequence ATGTCAACTTCCATGTCTGTTCCCACCATGAAACAAACTCAGATCTTTCAAGATATTCTTCGAAGTTCTTACGCAAGAAGATTACTACTTGATCAGTCACCAAGTCCAGCACCGTCCCCATATGCAGATGATACCAACTTTGATGCAAATGTTGTTATGGTTCTATCAGTCCTCTTATGTGCACTCGTTTGCTCACTTGGACTCAACTCTGTAATAAGATGTGCCTTGAGGTGCTCCAGTTTGGCACCATCCGAAGCTGGTGACAACCAACCAGCAGCTCGCTTGAGCAACACAGGAGTCAAACGAAAAGCCTTGAAGAGTTTCCAGACAGTAAGTTACTCTGCTGATTTGAATCTGCCTGGCCTAGATACAGAGTGTGCCATATGTCTCTCAGAGTTTGTATCCGAAGAGCGCGTGAAGCTGCTTCCGACATGCCACCACGGATTCCATGTCCGGTGTATAGACAAGTGGCTCAGCTCACACTCGTCCTGTCCCACCTGCAGGCACTGCCTTATCCAAACATGCCAGAAGATCGCCGACTGCAGCCAAACAAGCTCGTTGAACACTACTCAACCACCGCAAGATAGCATCATCGTGCAAATAGCACCTCTACAACCGGAAAGATCGATATACTGTTTTAGGTGA
- the LOC125588295 gene encoding uncharacterized protein LOC125588295, whose translation MASEDDDQYVWRINGQNGSGMFSTSETWRALFPYTVEVFWHDAVWFSGRIPKHAFLSWVAARDRMVTRDRLLRWGLIVPPSCVLCVGHNECRHHLFFDCEFSERVWLFFTTRLHLSSPQLFEDRLRWLKAPARGRNVKLIARLIYQACVYLIWKERNSRIHTDTARPPEAIISEIKQTIRLRLDPLARAQVLGPGESSVLAVWL comes from the coding sequence ATGGCCTCAGAAGATGATGATCAATACGTATGGAGGATTAATGGGCAGAATGGATCAGGGATGTTCTCTACCAGTGAGACGTGGAGAGCCCTATTTCCATACACAGTGGAGGTGTTCTGGCACGATGCGGTATGGTTCTCGGGTAGGATTCCTAAGCATGCTTTTCTATCTTGGGTGGCAGCAAGAGATAGGATGGTAACGAGAGACAGACTCCTACGATGGGGATTGATAGTACCACCATCTTGCGTGCTGTGCGTGGGTCATAATGAGTGCAGACATCATTTGTTTTTTGACTGCGAGTTCAGTGAGCGAGTGTGGTTGTTTTTCACAACAAGACTCCACCTTAGCTCTCCACAGTTGTTTGAGGATAGGTTGAGATGGCTGAAAGCTCCTGCAAGAGGTAGGAATGTGAAGTTGATTGCGAGGTTGATCTATCAAGCTTGCGTGTATTTGATTTGGAAAGAGAGAAACTCTAGAATACATACTGATACTGCGCGGCCTCCTGAAGCCATCATTTCAGAGATAAAGCAAACAATTCGGTTGAGGTTGGATCCCTTAGCTCGTGCACAAGTTTTGGGACCAGGAGAGAGTTCAGTTCTTGCGGTTTGgctctaa
- the LOC106405118 gene encoding proline-rich receptor-like protein kinase PERK7 gives MAEGQSPENSPPAPPPPSPSSPSSNDQITSPPPTSGSQTTPPPPSPTLAPPPEQQEQSPPPPENSSSPPPTPYESSIPSSQSQSPPPPSQSPPQQSDNKGNNQGNDGSGNGGGNNASPPPPPSKTSEHSSHSPPKSLAPPTSNGGSNSSSNDRPNMGVVIGLVAAAGLLFLVMILLCVCCLRKKKKKSKIEQMPYYGSNAFAPGKNGGDQYFNNAATQQQQHYNQNDNTANLPPPPGTMGTNWVNSPPPPPPGNWQPMPSPPAPVSGGANAIHSNEMSSNYSSGPYAPSLPPPHPSVALGFNKSTFTYEELAAATQGFSKDHLLGQGGFGYVHKGVLPNGKEIAVKSLKAGSGQGDREFQAEVDIISRVHHRHLVSLVGYCSNSGGQRLLVYEFLPNDTLEFHLHGKTGTVMDWPTRLKIALGSAKGLAYLHEDCHPKIIHRDIKASNILLDLNFEAKVADFGLAKLSQDNNTHVSTRVMGTFGYLAPEYAASGKLTDKSDVFSFGVMLLELITGRRPVDLSGDMEDSLVDWARPLCMDAVHDGEYGELVDPFLENQYEPYEMARMVACAAAAVRHSGRRRPKMSQIVRILEGDASLDDLNDGVKPGQGSYMGSSGGDGSSDYETGTYGAEMKKFRKVTLDSRDYAASSEYGGTSEYGLDPSSSSSEEMNIGGGSNKTTTTSTRRV, from the exons atgGCGGAGGGGCAGTCCCCGGAGAACTCACCGCCGgcacctcctcctccttctccgTCATCTCCCTCTTCCAACGACCAAATAACATCTCCTCCTCCTACTTCCGGCAGTCAAACAACACCTCCTCCTCCGTCTCCAACTCTAGCTCCTCCACCAGAACAACAAGAACAATCACCTCCTCCACCGGAAAATTCCTCCTCACCGCCACCAACACCGTATGAATCTTCAATCCCCTCCTCGCAATCACAATCTCCACCACCTCCTTCACAATCCCCACCGCAGCAGAGTGACAACAAAGGAAACAACCAAGGAAATGATGGAAGCGGCAATGGAGGAGGCAATAACgcttctcctcctccaccaccgtcTAAGACTTCCGAACATAGCTCCCACTCACCACCAAAATCACTGGCGCCGCCTACAAGCAACGGTGGCTCTAACTCGTCAAGTAACGATCGTCCGAACATGGGTGTTGTTATAGGACTTGTGGCTGCAGCTGGACTTTTGTTCCTTGTCATGATATTGTTATGCGTCTGTTGCttgcggaagaagaagaagaaatcaaagATTGAACAGATGCCGTATTACGGAAGCAATGCTTTCGCTCCAGGCAAAA ATGGTGGTGATCAATACTTCAATAATGCCGCTACACAGCAACAACAACATTACAACCAAAATGATAACACTGCCAATCTTCCTCCACCTCCTGGAACAATGGGAACAAACTGGGTAAATTCaccgccgccaccaccaccagGAAACTGGCAGCCAATGCCTTCACCACCAGCACCAGTTTCAGGAGGTGCAAATGCAATCCATAGCAATGAGATGAGCTCGAATTACTCATCAGGTCCATATGCTCCGTCTCTACCACCACCTCACCCTTCAGTGGCTTTGGGATTCAACAAAAGCACATTCACTTATGAGGAGCTAGCAGCCGCGACTCAAGGTTTCTCCAAAGACCATCTATTAGGACAAGGCGGGTTCGGATATGTTCACAAAGGAGTCTTGCCTAATGGTAAAGAGATCGCGGTGAAGAGCCTTAAAGCGGGAAGCGGACAAGGAGACAGAGAGTTCCAAGCAGAGGTTGACATCATCAGCCGTGTCCATCATCGACATCTCGTGTCTCTTGTTGGATATTGCAGTAATTCAGGAGGACAGAGGCTGTTGGTCTATGAGTTTCTTCCTAATGACACACTTGAGTTCCACCTTCATG GGAAAACTGGGACTGTGATGGATTGGCCTACTAGACTCAAGATTGccttaggatcagctaaaggACTTGCTTATCTACATGAAGATT GTCATCCTAAAATCATCCATAGAGATATAAAAGCTTCAAACATTCTGCTTGATCTTAACTTCGAAGCCAAg GTTGCAGATTTTGGGTTGGCTAAGCTCTCTCAAGACAACAACACACATGTGTCGACTCGAGTCATGGGGACTTTCGGATACTTAGCCCCTGAATATGCAGCAAGTGGAAAATTAACAGATAAATCAGATGTTTTCTCTTTTGGAGTTATGCTTCTTGAGCTCATAACCGGACGCAGACCTGTTGATCTAAGTGGTGATATGGAAGACAGTTTGGTCGACTGG GCAAGACCATTATGCATGGATGCAGTTCACGACGGAGAATATGGAGAATTGGTTGATCCATTTCTTGAGAATCAATACGAGCCTTATGAGATGGCACGCATGGTGGCTTGTGCTGCTGCAGCCGTTAGGCACTCGGGTCGCCGCCGCCCAAAGATGAGTCAG ATCGTTCGGATATTGGAGGGTGATGCatctctggacgacttaaacgatGGTGTGAAGCCAGGGCAGGGCTCATACATGGGGTCAAGCGGAGGTGATGGGAGCTCAGACTATGAGACGGGCACATATGGTGCTGAGATGAAGAAATTCCGGAAAGTGACACTAGACAGTCGCGATTACGCGGCAAGTAGCGAGTACGGTGGCACCAGTGAGTACGGGCTTGACCCATCCTCCTCGAGCAGCGAGGAGATGAATATTGGAGGAGGCTCCAACAAAACTACTACTACTTCTACTCGCAGGGTTTAA
- the LOC106404414 gene encoding uncharacterized protein LOC106404414, giving the protein MDSSSSSSFAAFTDLPSSIVGVTREEYYAFHKIDRNLFSRLVFDLNRDTYQTSQVIAFLFLLEQIEYARNLTPFLVELSDAFIDAVANEVDVCLSILHNLDYSTLFVANSDDGSVIPLLLRLTGGRLTLRYVHQNRETLLLGVIKNMNDICSRAFDDLCVKAEIFKEQLLALEREKVIQGMSNMRLSVQQESPNRFNIQQRTSTRQNVQQQTPIRLSVPQGIPNRQSVQQRTPTRQSVQHQSPIRSSVQQGIPSRQSVQHQTPIRFQQVTSSVQQERTPPAPTTPLPAEEETNKTVTEEVESEEVVVLADDRTVFLTFSKGYPISESEVVVYFTRRFGEVIEAILMQEVEENEQPLFARMVLKMECASKMDEIVGPGNKRKFTIDGKHVWARKYVRKNPSSTASPSSSHV; this is encoded by the coding sequence atggattcttcttcttcttcgtcgtttgcGGCTTTCACAGACCTTCCTTCATCTATTGTGGGTGTAACACGTGAGGAGTACTATGCTTTTCACAAAATAGACAGGAACTTATTCAGTCGTCTTGTCTTTGATCTTAACCGAGACACGTACCAAACGTCTCAAGTGATTGCTTTTCTCTTCTTGCTCGAGCAAATCGAGTACGCTCGAAACTTAACACCGTTTCTCGTCGAATTATCAGACGCATTCATCGATGCGGTGGCTAACGAAGTCGATGTGTGTCTAAGTATCTTACACAACCTAGATTATTCAACGCTCTTCGTTGCGAACAGCGATGATGGTTCGGTTATACCTTTGCTCTTGCGTTTGACTGGAGGCAGGCTTACTCTCAGATACGTCCATCAAAACCGCGAAACTCTCCTCCTTGGTGTGATAAAGAATATGAATGATATCTGCAGCCGAGCTTTTGATGACTTATGCGTGaaggcagagatttttaaggagcAATTATTGGCGTTAGAGAGGGAGAAAGTTATCCAGGGGATGAGCAATATGAGGTTAAGTGTTCAACAAGAATCCCCTAATAGGTTTAATATTCAACAAAGAACCTCCACTAGGCAGAATGTTCAACAACAAACCCCTATTAGGTTGAGTGTTCCACAAGGAATCCCTAATAGGCAGAGCGTTCAACAAAGAACCCCTACTAGGCAGAGTGTTCAACATCAAAGTCCTATTAGGTCGAGTGTTCAACAAGGAATCCCTTCTAGGCAGAGTGTTCAACATCAAACACCAATTAGGTTTCAACAAGTAACCTCAAGTGTTCAACAAGAAAGGACTCCTCCTGCTCCTACTACACCTCTTCCTgctgaagaagaaacaaacaagacCGTCACGGAGGAGGTGGAGAGCGAGGAAGTGGTGGTACTGGCGGATGATAGGACCGTTTTTCTGACCTTTTCTAAAGGGTACCCCATTTCGGAGTCAGAAGTTGTGGTTTACTTTACAAGGAGATTTGGGGAAGTGATAGAAGCGATACTGATGCAAGAGGTGGAAGAGAATGAGCAACCGTTGTTTGCGAGGATGGTGTTGAAGATGGAATGTGCATCGAAGATGGACGAGATTGTGGGTCCAGggaataaaagaaaattcacTATTGATGGCAAACATGTTTGGGCTCGCAAATACGTTCGCAAGAATCCTAGTTCAACTGCTTCTCCCTCATCCTCACATGTGTGA